Proteins co-encoded in one Egicoccus sp. AB-alg6-2 genomic window:
- a CDS encoding 3-methyl-2-oxobutanoate hydroxymethyltransferase, with amino-acid sequence MRNPTLLNSCARAATAAEARFRINGPEPAPRATRVIALDPGAAALVAATAEDRPWHGAHFLTYESSLPMGEGQELTVDAVVRGRTTVDAVLRTADGRESRLSDELDGADVAVMIATADDHAEAALMIGAACARRGIMTAGLVVPNGNGEAGRIDRTVSMLRPYAMVLLVSNDKDDLPEVLAALRA; translated from the coding sequence ATGCGCAACCCGACACTGCTCAACAGTTGCGCCCGGGCGGCGACGGCCGCCGAGGCCCGGTTCCGTATCAACGGACCGGAGCCGGCGCCCCGCGCGACGCGTGTCATCGCGCTCGATCCGGGCGCCGCGGCTCTCGTCGCCGCGACAGCCGAGGATCGTCCCTGGCACGGCGCCCACTTCCTGACGTACGAGTCCTCACTGCCGATGGGTGAGGGCCAGGAACTCACCGTCGACGCGGTGGTGCGGGGGCGGACGACGGTGGACGCGGTTCTGCGAACCGCTGACGGCCGCGAGTCGCGGCTCAGCGACGAACTCGACGGTGCGGACGTGGCCGTCATGATCGCGACAGCGGACGACCATGCCGAGGCCGCCTTGATGATCGGTGCCGCCTGCGCGCGACGCGGCATCATGACGGCCGGGCTCGTCGTCCCGAACGGCAACGGTGAAGCCGGCCGGATCGACCGCACGGTCTCGATGCTGCGGCCGTACGCCATGGTGCTGCTCGTCTCCAACGACAAGGACGACCTGCCGGAGGTGCTGGCCGCCTTGCGCGCCTGA
- a CDS encoding 3-methyl-2-oxobutanoate hydroxymethyltransferase — MSSEDRITLPAVQQMKRDGRKAVCAVAWDYQIARIVDRAGVDIVSVGDTVGVNLWGQANPLEITMEQLLVVAQAVRRGVSRALVSCDFPFGPLQEGPDAAVRAAIRLVKEAGVDIVKLDGAAEFPEAVEAIDRAGIPVFAQFGITPQTALRHGIDYQAAADVQVPPEMTEEMVAQARMLEEAGASLLNFTNSGPVVGPEVVAAVSIPVLGGFGGGPWLDGRIRMAHAAIGYAAKNLDSPADTYANVAQITYEAIQAYAADVRAGRQIKGGIPVTPPQ, encoded by the coding sequence ATGAGTTCCGAGGACCGGATCACCCTGCCTGCCGTGCAGCAGATGAAGCGCGATGGCCGCAAGGCGGTGTGTGCGGTGGCCTGGGACTACCAGATCGCCCGGATCGTCGATCGCGCGGGGGTCGACATCGTGTCGGTCGGCGACACGGTGGGCGTGAATCTCTGGGGACAGGCCAATCCCCTCGAGATCACCATGGAGCAACTGCTCGTGGTGGCCCAGGCGGTCCGTCGCGGCGTCTCGCGGGCACTGGTGAGCTGTGACTTTCCTTTCGGTCCCCTCCAGGAGGGCCCGGACGCGGCCGTGCGGGCCGCCATCCGGCTCGTGAAGGAGGCCGGCGTGGACATCGTGAAACTCGATGGTGCGGCCGAGTTTCCCGAAGCGGTCGAAGCCATCGATCGCGCGGGGATACCCGTGTTCGCCCAGTTCGGCATTACGCCGCAGACCGCCCTGCGCCATGGCATCGACTACCAGGCGGCCGCCGACGTCCAGGTCCCGCCCGAGATGACCGAGGAGATGGTCGCCCAGGCCCGGATGCTCGAGGAGGCGGGTGCGTCGCTGCTCAATTTCACCAACTCCGGACCGGTCGTCGGCCCTGAGGTGGTGGCTGCGGTCTCCATCCCCGTCCTCGGCGGCTTCGGCGGGGGGCCCTGGCTCGACGGACGTATCCGGATGGCTCATGCCGCCATCGGGTACGCCGCGAAGAATCTTGATTCGCCGGCGGACACCTATGCCAACGTGGCACAGATCACGTACGAGGCGATCCAGGCCTACGCCGCGGATGTCCGCGCGGGACGCCAGATCAAGGGCGGCATTCCCGTAACGCCGCCGCAGTAA